Proteins encoded within one genomic window of Mercenaria mercenaria strain notata unplaced genomic scaffold, MADL_Memer_1 contig_92, whole genome shotgun sequence:
- the LOC128554986 gene encoding uncharacterized protein LOC128554986, with amino-acid sequence MWLDLYTEMVKNDIVNSLKKVGKMNVTAEEQKAFQSLLHNNDIVIRPADKGSGIVVLDKTSYLNSLQKEMEESDSYAESENDLTQTSMKEVKKLVNSMSRNGSIPKDMKQYLLPKYLKAGSLKGNPKLHKKNVQMRSIVNGMNTPTERLAELAEHELNEFVTSSQSYIQDTTDFINKLKDIQTPLPEGTLLFCFDVCKLYPSVPKKEGIDACRIGLNKRSNMLVPTEDVVKMIEVVLNNNFNPGGKHYIQ; translated from the coding sequence ATGTGGCTTGACCTGTACACTGAAATGGTGAAAAATGACATAGTTAACAGTTTGAAAAAGGTGGGGAAGATGAATGTTACTGCTGAAGAACAGAAAGCTTTTCAATCCCTGTTACACAATAATGATATTGTTATAAGGCCTGCTGACAAAGGATCTGGTATTGTTGTTCTAGacaaaacaagttatttaaatagTCTACAGAAAGAAATGGAGGAGAGTGATTCATACGCAGAGTCCGAGAATGATCTAACACAGACATCTATGAAAGAAGTAAAGAAATTAGTAAATAGTATGAGTAGAAATGGATCAATCCCAAAAGACATGAAACAGTACTTATTGCCAAAATATCTAAAGGCTGGTTCTCTAAAAGGTAATCCGAAACTTCATAAAAAGAATGTGCAAATGAGGTCAATTGTAAATGGAATGAACACACCAACTGAAAGATTGGCAGAGCTTGCAGAACATGAACTGAATGAATTTGTAACCTCATCACAAAGTTACATCCAGGACACTACTGACTTTATAAACAAACTGAAAGACATTCAGACACCACTTCCTGAAGGTACATTGCTATTCTGCTTTGATGTCTGTAAATTATATCCATCTGTTCCCAAGAAAGAAGGTATTGATGCATGTAGGATAGGTCTCAACAAAAGATCAAACATGCTTGTCCCAACTGAAGATGTGGTAAAAATGATAGAAGTCGTCCTCAACAACAATTTCAACCCTGGTGGTAAACactatatacagtga